A genome region from Yoonia vestfoldensis includes the following:
- a CDS encoding YeeE/YedE family protein, which translates to MQDRAGTVSISLGAQRPVLGLALGALLIGAIYLGLTGSGRLAALWLVGAGLGFALYHAAFGFTGAYRACIQTGHSGAVRAQMLMLAVAILLFFPALAAGTVFGQPVRGFVFPAGWEVVIGAFLFGIGMQLGGGCASGTLYTAGGGDTRSVVTLVFFITGMTLGAWDVERWDSLPALPPVSLPDQLGLGPALVLNLAVLGLIAWLLGQRERRRTGQIAPLFRRPGASFLSGPWPLAWAALALAVLNFATLLIAGRPWGITQAFATWGARFAEDMGWADPVFWPYWEDPTRVDLLHRPLTQDATHLMNIGLVLGAFLAAGLARRFAPSWRIGLRPLLAAVIGGLLLGYGARMAFGCNISAFFSGVASGSLHGWVWIAAAIPGNILGLWLRPLFALQAKPAP; encoded by the coding sequence GGGGCTGGCGCTAGGGGCACTGCTGATCGGGGCGATCTATCTGGGCCTGACCGGATCGGGGCGGCTGGCCGCGCTTTGGCTGGTGGGCGCGGGGCTGGGCTTTGCGCTATATCATGCGGCTTTTGGTTTCACGGGGGCCTATCGCGCCTGCATTCAGACCGGCCATAGCGGGGCCGTGCGGGCGCAAATGCTGATGCTGGCGGTTGCAATCTTGCTGTTCTTTCCGGCCCTTGCCGCCGGAACCGTCTTTGGCCAGCCGGTGCGGGGCTTCGTCTTTCCCGCAGGCTGGGAGGTCGTGATCGGCGCCTTTCTATTCGGCATCGGGATGCAATTGGGCGGCGGCTGCGCGTCCGGCACGCTCTATACCGCAGGCGGCGGCGATACGCGGTCGGTGGTGACGCTGGTGTTCTTCATCACCGGCATGACGCTGGGCGCATGGGATGTCGAACGCTGGGACTCTTTGCCCGCCCTGCCGCCGGTCTCGCTGCCGGATCAGCTGGGGCTAGGGCCTGCGCTTGTGCTGAACCTGGCCGTGCTGGGCTTGATCGCATGGCTGCTGGGGCAACGAGAACGGCGACGGACAGGGCAGATCGCCCCCCTGTTCCGCAGGCCGGGCGCAAGCTTTTTGTCAGGACCATGGCCGCTGGCCTGGGCGGCACTGGCGCTGGCGGTGCTGAATTTCGCAACCTTGCTGATCGCCGGGCGGCCTTGGGGAATTACGCAAGCTTTTGCCACCTGGGGCGCGCGCTTTGCCGAGGATATGGGCTGGGCCGACCCGGTTTTCTGGCCCTATTGGGAAGACCCGACGCGCGTTGATCTGTTGCACCGACCCCTGACGCAGGATGCGACGCATCTGATGAACATCGGCCTGGTGCTGGGCGCATTTCTGGCAGCGGGGCTTGCCCGACGCTTCGCCCCCAGCTGGCGGATCGGTCTGCGGCCGCTGCTGGCTGCGGTGATCGGCGGCTTGCTGCTGGGCTATGGCGCAAGGATGGCCTTTGGCTGCAATATCAGCGCGTTCTTTTCCGGTGTGGCATCAGGCAGCCTGCATGGTTGGGTCTGGATCGCAGCGGCGATTCCGGGCAATATCCTGGGTCTGTGGCTGCGGCCATTGTTTGCGCTGCAAGCCAAACCCGCCCCATGA
- a CDS encoding c-type cytochrome, with protein MKLLKKMTFVFCAGMLSGGALAQENAPMLAQSCAGCHGQAGEGAGSIAAIAGYDRALFIATWEEFRNNERPATIMNRIAPGYSVDEVAILADYFASLE; from the coding sequence ATGAAATTATTGAAAAAAATGACCTTTGTTTTCTGCGCGGGGATGCTGTCCGGCGGCGCCCTTGCCCAAGAAAACGCGCCGATGCTGGCGCAAAGCTGTGCAGGCTGCCATGGGCAGGCGGGCGAAGGTGCCGGGTCGATCGCTGCGATCGCAGGCTATGACCGCGCCTTGTTCATCGCGACCTGGGAAGAGTTCCGCAATAACGAACGGCCCGCCACGATCATGAACCGGATCGCTCCGGGCTATAGCGTGGACGAGGTCGCCATTCTCGCCGATTACTTTGCATCGCTCGAATAA
- a CDS encoding NAD(P)/FAD-dependent oxidoreductase, which produces MTTFTRRSFGALIGASLAAPSLVGAQTAGRLVIIGGGFGGATAARFARINYPQVEVTLIEPWPTFITCPYGNLILGGKRRLPQITHSYDGLRARGVNVVQDRAADIDPVAKTVALESGAVLGYDKLIVSPGIGFRWDAIEGYDEAAAQLFPHAWMGGDGSQISLLRQQLEAMPQGGVFGIAIPGNPFRCPPGPYERISMVAHYLKQNNPTAKILAFDAKDGFSKQGLFQDAWGELYGDMIEWVPLNADGRIVRVDVENKLFISDFGQEHRVDVGNVIPPQQAASIVRDTGLANDTGWVPVDARSFETAAAADVHVIGDANIASPLPKSGYVANSTAKVAVAAALADMTGTAAPSDPVYFNTCYSHGGEDYSFSVVGVYRTTDDGFVETPDSGGISPRGPLSELAENRRLESGYADAWYDSITRDMFS; this is translated from the coding sequence ATGACAACATTCACACGCCGCAGCTTTGGCGCCCTGATCGGCGCAAGCCTGGCCGCACCCAGCCTTGTTGGCGCGCAGACAGCAGGCAGGCTGGTCATCATCGGGGGCGGGTTTGGGGGCGCGACCGCCGCGCGGTTTGCCCGGATCAATTACCCCCAGGTCGAGGTGACGCTGATCGAACCCTGGCCCACATTCATCACCTGCCCCTATGGCAACCTGATCCTTGGCGGCAAACGCAGGCTGCCGCAGATCACCCATTCCTATGACGGGCTGCGCGCACGCGGCGTCAACGTGGTGCAGGACCGTGCCGCCGATATCGACCCTGTCGCCAAGACGGTCGCCCTCGAATCCGGCGCTGTGCTGGGATATGACAAGCTGATCGTATCGCCCGGCATCGGGTTTCGCTGGGACGCCATCGAAGGCTATGACGAGGCCGCAGCGCAGCTGTTCCCGCATGCCTGGATGGGCGGCGACGGGTCACAGATCAGCCTGCTGCGCCAACAGCTCGAAGCGATGCCCCAAGGCGGTGTGTTCGGGATCGCCATTCCGGGCAATCCGTTCCGTTGCCCGCCCGGCCCCTATGAGCGGATTTCGATGGTCGCGCATTACCTCAAGCAGAATAATCCGACCGCCAAGATCCTTGCCTTTGACGCCAAGGATGGGTTCTCCAAACAGGGTCTGTTCCAGGATGCCTGGGGCGAGCTTTACGGCGACATGATCGAATGGGTGCCGCTGAATGCGGATGGCCGGATCGTGCGCGTGGATGTCGAAAACAAGCTATTCATCAGCGATTTCGGCCAGGAACATCGCGTCGATGTCGGCAATGTCATCCCGCCGCAGCAGGCCGCATCCATCGTGCGCGACACCGGTCTTGCCAATGACACCGGCTGGGTGCCCGTCGATGCGCGCAGCTTCGAAACGGCGGCCGCCGCGGATGTGCATGTCATCGGTGATGCCAATATCGCCTCGCCTTTGCCGAAATCGGGCTATGTGGCCAATTCGACCGCCAAGGTCGCCGTGGCCGCAGCTTTGGCGGATATGACCGGCACGGCAGCCCCCAGCGATCCGGTCTATTTCAACACCTGCTATAGCCATGGCGGGGAAGATTACAGTTTCTCGGTGGTGGGCGTTTACCGCACCACCGACGACGGCTTTGTCGAGACGCCGGATTCGGGCGGCATTTCGCCCCGTGGGCCGCTGTCGGAACTGGCAGAGAACCGGCGGCTGGAATCCGGCTATGCCGATGCATGGTACGACAGCATCACGCGGGACATGTTCTCTTGA
- a CDS encoding thiosulfate oxidation carrier protein SoxY, whose protein sequence is MTIERRTIITGAASAALVLASGMPLRADNHNDWQGWRDQILAGRAVSDGTITLDLPAVAENGAQVPLTVRLDSPMTADDHVTAIHIIATRNPAPQIGSFRLTPQMTRAEAMTRIRVAEEQEILVLAEISDGRVFQQTASIIVSVGGCAT, encoded by the coding sequence ATGACGATTGAACGGCGGACGATCATCACGGGCGCGGCCTCTGCCGCGCTGGTGCTTGCCAGCGGGATGCCGCTGCGCGCGGATAACCACAACGACTGGCAGGGCTGGCGCGACCAGATCCTTGCCGGGCGCGCGGTCTCGGACGGGACCATCACGCTTGACCTGCCCGCTGTCGCGGAAAACGGCGCGCAGGTGCCGTTGACTGTCCGGCTCGACAGCCCGATGACGGCTGATGACCATGTCACCGCGATCCATATCATCGCCACCCGCAACCCTGCGCCGCAGATCGGCAGCTTCCGGCTGACGCCGCAGATGACCCGCGCCGAAGCGATGACCCGCATCCGCGTCGCCGAGGAACAAGAGATCCTTGTGCTGGCCGAAATCTCGGACGGGCGGGTGTTCCAGCAGACCGCCAGTATCATCGTATCCGTCGGCGGCTGCGCGACCTGA
- a CDS encoding thiosulfate oxidation carrier complex protein SoxZ produces MPTPRVRLPRSASAGEEIEIRTLIDHPMITAVSSSDPRDMLATFTATMNGQTVFSYDFANGSAANPTFTFYVRAAAPGDFRFVWTHEDGTEYVAEESLSLS; encoded by the coding sequence ATGCCTACACCCCGTGTCCGCCTGCCCCGTTCCGCCAGCGCAGGCGAAGAAATAGAGATCCGCACGCTGATCGACCATCCGATGATCACCGCCGTGTCATCATCGGACCCGCGCGACATGCTGGCGACATTCACCGCCACGATGAACGGGCAAACCGTGTTTTCCTATGATTTCGCCAATGGCAGTGCGGCCAATCCGACATTCACCTTTTATGTGCGCGCAGCGGCGCCGGGCGACTTTCGCTTCGTGTGGACGCATGAGGATGGGACCGAATATGTGGCCGAGGAAAGCCTGTCTCTGTCCTGA
- a CDS encoding GntP family permease yields MTGVVVIIAALALLIFLAYRGLSLLLLAPAMALLAVAFAEGGPVLASYTQVFMQAMGGFVIQYFPLFLLGAVFGKLMEASGSARVLADGIIGRLGRDRAIMAVVLSCAALTYGGVSLFVVAFAVWPIAAVLFREADLPKRLIPATIALGAFTFTMTALPGTPAIQNAIPMPYFGTTPFAAPGLGLIAAGIMFGLGMAWLRFRARVLGPGYGVVADDVTQPARLGRDPGFVIAALPLLLVLVLNLGFTVLVIPRMDTGYLALAIYGATDVDALRGIWSIIAALTVAVVALVALNWRGLAADLAKTLDQGAKDALAPIFNTASLVGFGAVIASLSAFGVIRDWVVTVGGDNVLVSLAAGTGLLAGITGSASGGMSIALATLGETYLQMGTAAGLAPDLLHRVTAVATGGLDALPHNGAVITLLAICGLTHREAYLDIAVVAVIVPLLALVVLITLGTIFGSF; encoded by the coding sequence ATGACCGGCGTTGTCGTGATCATCGCCGCGCTCGCGCTGCTGATCTTTCTGGCATATCGCGGGCTCAGCCTGTTATTGCTGGCGCCCGCCATGGCCTTGCTGGCCGTGGCCTTTGCCGAGGGCGGGCCGGTGCTGGCCAGCTATACGCAGGTTTTCATGCAGGCGATGGGCGGCTTTGTGATCCAGTATTTCCCGTTATTCCTGCTGGGCGCTGTTTTCGGCAAGCTGATGGAGGCCTCTGGATCAGCCCGCGTGCTGGCGGATGGAATCATCGGCAGGCTGGGCCGAGACCGCGCGATCATGGCGGTCGTTCTGTCCTGCGCGGCGCTGACCTATGGCGGCGTGTCGCTGTTTGTCGTGGCTTTCGCGGTCTGGCCGATTGCGGCCGTTCTGTTCCGCGAGGCGGATTTGCCCAAGCGGCTGATCCCCGCGACCATCGCGCTGGGCGCGTTCACCTTTACGATGACCGCCTTGCCCGGCACGCCCGCGATCCAGAACGCCATCCCGATGCCCTATTTCGGCACGACGCCTTTTGCGGCCCCCGGACTGGGCTTGATCGCAGCGGGGATCATGTTTGGTCTGGGGATGGCATGGCTGCGCTTTCGGGCGCGGGTCTTGGGGCCGGGATATGGGGTGGTGGCGGATGATGTGACCCAACCCGCCAGGCTGGGGCGCGACCCCGGCTTTGTCATCGCGGCGCTGCCGCTATTGCTGGTGCTGGTGTTGAACCTTGGCTTTACGGTCTTGGTCATCCCGCGCATGGACACGGGCTATCTGGCGCTGGCAATCTACGGTGCCACTGATGTTGACGCGCTGCGCGGCATCTGGTCGATCATCGCGGCGCTGACGGTTGCGGTGGTCGCATTGGTGGCGCTGAACTGGCGGGGTCTGGCCGCCGATCTTGCCAAGACGCTGGACCAAGGCGCCAAGGATGCGCTCGCCCCGATTTTCAACACGGCCAGCCTTGTGGGGTTTGGCGCGGTGATCGCCTCGCTTTCGGCCTTCGGGGTGATCCGCGACTGGGTGGTCACGGTCGGAGGGGATAATGTGCTGGTTTCGCTGGCGGCGGGAACCGGGCTTTTGGCGGGGATCACGGGGTCCGCATCCGGGGGCATGTCCATCGCGCTGGCGACATTGGGCGAGACCTATCTGCAAATGGGCACTGCCGCAGGCCTTGCGCCCGACCTGCTGCACCGCGTGACAGCCGTCGCCACCGGTGGGCTGGATGCCTTGCCGCATAATGGCGCTGTCATCACGCTCTTGGCGATTTGCGGGCTGACCCACCGCGAGGCCTATCTGGATATCGCGGTGGTCGCCGTGATTGTTCCGCTGCTGGCGCTGGTCGTTCTGATCACGCTGGGGACTATCTTTGGCAGTTTCTGA